Proteins encoded within one genomic window of Dyadobacter chenhuakuii:
- a CDS encoding GtrA family protein encodes MAQVKQDKILNAKDLIAYFLVAGTGAVIQLVSSSLIQDWFDVTWSESITLSYLVGFVVGFILTKLFAFDARRSNQTRREMVKFLIVALISLGVTKIFTLGSFKLATEVLGMDIYIVKLPFGKKQVNITEMGSYVSGMGFSFVSNYILHKTFTFKSTGFYNRLKVLIR; translated from the coding sequence GTGGCCCAAGTAAAGCAGGATAAAATTCTCAATGCCAAAGATTTAATAGCGTATTTTCTTGTTGCGGGCACCGGGGCAGTTATACAACTTGTTTCAAGCAGTTTAATCCAGGATTGGTTCGATGTGACATGGAGCGAGTCCATCACATTGTCTTATTTAGTAGGATTTGTTGTCGGTTTTATCCTTACCAAATTATTTGCATTTGACGCCCGCCGCAGTAATCAGACGCGCCGGGAAATGGTGAAGTTCTTAATCGTTGCTTTAATATCACTGGGCGTCACGAAGATTTTCACATTAGGATCATTCAAGCTGGCAACCGAAGTTTTAGGCATGGACATCTACATTGTGAAGCTTCCATTTGGAAAAAAACAGGTTAACATCACCGAAATGGGCTCATATGTGTCGGGAATGGGTTTTAGTTTTGTGAGTAATTATATTTTGCACAAAACCTTCACCTTCAAAAGCACAGGATTTTACAACCGCCTCAAAGTCCTTATCCGCTAA
- a CDS encoding aminotransferase class V-fold PLP-dependent enzyme, with the protein MINRRDLIKHLSAVPLIGGFLGNGSAEAATFAAKLPARNLVKELGIRTFINAAGTYTAMTGSLMQDEVVETIQGAAQNFMMLDEVQTKVGEKIAALTHAESAVVTAGCFSALTLGLAGVLTGMDQKRVEALPHLEGTGMKSEVIIQKGHNIGYSHALTNTGCKIIQVETVEELEKAINEKTALLWFLHIQSDKGQIKHEQWVEIAKKNGIATMIDMAADVPPVENLWRFNDMGFDLVCVSGGKAMRGPQSAGILMGKKHLIDAARLSMPPRGSTIGRGMKVNKEEILGMYVALEKFVKMDHKKEWKMWEDRAALISNAAKSVAGVNVETFAPELGNHTPTLRISWDAAKVSLPVKLLQENMRNGNPSIEIMPGENNTLTITTWCLKPGEEKIVAARLKEELSKAVV; encoded by the coding sequence ATGATAAACCGTAGAGATTTAATCAAACATTTGTCCGCTGTGCCCCTAATAGGCGGATTTTTGGGGAACGGCAGTGCAGAAGCTGCAACTTTCGCGGCTAAGCTGCCTGCGAGGAACCTTGTAAAGGAGCTGGGGATCCGAACTTTTATTAATGCTGCGGGTACCTACACGGCTATGACCGGCTCGCTCATGCAGGACGAAGTGGTAGAAACGATCCAGGGCGCTGCCCAGAATTTCATGATGCTGGACGAAGTTCAGACCAAGGTTGGTGAAAAAATTGCTGCATTAACGCATGCCGAATCTGCGGTGGTTACTGCCGGATGCTTTTCTGCATTAACATTAGGACTTGCGGGTGTGCTTACCGGAATGGATCAGAAGCGGGTGGAAGCATTGCCGCATCTGGAAGGAACGGGCATGAAATCCGAAGTTATCATCCAGAAAGGCCATAACATTGGCTACTCCCACGCGCTGACCAACACAGGTTGCAAAATTATCCAGGTTGAGACGGTTGAAGAGTTGGAAAAGGCCATTAATGAAAAAACTGCATTGCTTTGGTTCCTGCATATCCAGTCGGACAAAGGGCAGATCAAGCATGAGCAATGGGTGGAAATTGCAAAGAAAAATGGCATTGCTACGATGATAGACATGGCTGCGGATGTGCCGCCTGTTGAAAATCTTTGGCGATTCAATGATATGGGCTTTGACCTGGTGTGCGTCTCTGGCGGTAAAGCCATGCGCGGACCGCAAAGTGCAGGCATACTGATGGGTAAAAAACACCTTATCGACGCTGCCAGACTGAGCATGCCGCCACGCGGCTCTACGATCGGGCGCGGTATGAAGGTGAATAAAGAAGAGATCCTGGGCATGTATGTGGCTTTGGAAAAGTTCGTGAAAATGGACCACAAGAAGGAGTGGAAAATGTGGGAAGACCGCGCGGCACTGATCAGCAATGCGGCAAAAAGCGTGGCTGGTGTCAATGTTGAGACATTTGCTCCGGAACTGGGCAACCATACGCCTACCCTCCGCATTTCCTGGGACGCTGCCAAAGTGAGCCTGCCTGTGAAATTGTTGCAGGAAAACATGCGGAACGGCAACCCTTCCATTGAGATCATGCCCGGCGAAAACAACACATTAACCATCACAACCTGGTGCCTGAAACCCGGGGAGGAAAAAATAGTTGCCGCCCGCCTGAAAGAAGAATTATCAAAGGCAGTTGTTTAA
- a CDS encoding amidohydrolase/deacetylase family metallohydrolase, whose amino-acid sequence MKHRSLLILFLICSVTLAVNAQTYSILIKGGTVIDPKNNLNQIMDVGIFEGKIKKVARDIDPKEARQVVDAKGMYVTPGLIDIHGHVFFGTQPDHYLSNGLVALPPDGFTFRVGVTTIVDAGGAGWDSFSEFKKNVIFNSKTRVLSFLNIVGEGMRGGNWEQDTSDMNPELAAGVALKNKNDVVGFKVAHFMGNDWKPVDNAVKAGKLSNMPVMIDFGGSTPPLPLEELFLKHLRPGDIFTHAYTLLEGNVRETIVDEKARKVRPFVLEARKRGIIFDVGYGGASFNYSQAIPAIKQGFFPNTISTDLHTGSMNGSMKDMLSIMSKFYVMGMDLPSVIKASTWEPAQVIKRENLGHISENAIADVAIFSMRKGNFGFYDKTGYKMEGKEKLECEMTIMGGKIVYDLNGIAKPIYLK is encoded by the coding sequence ATGAAACACAGATCCCTGCTTATCCTTTTCCTGATATGCAGTGTAACTCTCGCCGTTAATGCGCAGACTTACAGCATATTGATCAAAGGCGGAACGGTCATCGACCCTAAGAATAACCTCAACCAGATCATGGATGTAGGGATATTTGAAGGAAAGATCAAGAAGGTTGCCAGGGACATCGATCCTAAGGAAGCCCGACAGGTTGTGGATGCCAAAGGCATGTATGTCACGCCCGGACTCATTGATATTCATGGACATGTGTTTTTCGGAACGCAACCAGACCATTATTTAAGTAATGGTTTGGTTGCATTACCACCCGACGGCTTCACTTTCCGCGTAGGCGTTACGACCATTGTGGACGCCGGCGGTGCGGGTTGGGATTCGTTTTCTGAGTTCAAAAAGAATGTTATTTTTAATTCCAAGACGCGCGTTCTTTCCTTCCTTAACATTGTAGGCGAAGGCATGCGCGGGGGAAATTGGGAACAGGATACCAGCGACATGAACCCCGAGCTGGCTGCGGGCGTCGCGCTGAAAAATAAGAATGATGTGGTCGGCTTTAAAGTCGCACATTTCATGGGCAATGACTGGAAGCCGGTCGATAATGCTGTGAAGGCGGGCAAGCTGTCCAACATGCCCGTCATGATCGATTTTGGCGGAAGCACGCCGCCCTTGCCATTGGAAGAATTGTTTTTGAAACACCTTCGCCCCGGAGACATTTTTACACACGCATATACTTTGCTGGAAGGCAATGTAAGAGAAACCATTGTAGATGAAAAAGCGCGGAAAGTGCGCCCGTTCGTTCTGGAAGCGCGCAAGCGCGGGATTATTTTTGACGTCGGCTACGGCGGCGCGAGCTTCAATTATTCACAGGCTATTCCTGCCATCAAACAAGGCTTTTTCCCCAACACCATCAGCACCGACCTGCATACGGGCAGCATGAACGGCTCCATGAAGGACATGCTGAGCATTATGTCCAAATTTTATGTGATGGGCATGGATCTGCCTTCGGTGATTAAGGCCAGCACCTGGGAACCTGCGCAGGTGATCAAGCGCGAAAACCTGGGACACATTTCAGAGAATGCCATTGCAGATGTCGCCATATTTTCGATGCGCAAGGGCAATTTTGGTTTTTATGATAAAACCGGTTATAAAATGGAAGGAAAAGAAAAGCTGGAATGCGAGATGACGATCATGGGCGGCAAGATCGTCTACGACCTCAACGGCATTGCCAAGCCGATCTATCTGAAATAG
- a CDS encoding acetyl-CoA C-acyltransferase: MKEEVFILSAARTPIGSFGGSLSAVHAAKLGATAIQGAVEKAGVSSEQVQEVIMGNVISANLGQAPARQAALYAGLPSGVICTTVNKVCASGMKAVVFGAQCIRLGDADLVVAGGMENMSQVPYYLPKARNGYGYGNGEIIDGLLKDGLVDVYDQIGMGVCGDRTAEKYEISREEQDAFAIRSYTKSAESTASGFFKNEIAAVEVPSPKGGEPAIVSEDEEFKKVKFEKIPFLKPAFSKDGTVTAANASTINDGASALVIAGGEFVRNNNITPRARIVAYADAEQEPAWFTTTPVLATQKVLKKAGLSLSQIDYFEVNEAFAVVALAYIKMLELDIDKVNVFGGAVSLGHPLGSSGSRIITTLHSVLEQNNGRYGLAAICNGGGGASAIIVERL, encoded by the coding sequence ATGAAAGAGGAAGTTTTTATTTTGTCCGCAGCCCGAACGCCGATAGGCAGTTTCGGTGGAAGTTTGTCTGCTGTTCATGCTGCAAAGCTGGGTGCGACGGCTATTCAGGGCGCTGTTGAAAAAGCGGGTGTCTCTTCGGAGCAGGTTCAGGAAGTGATTATGGGCAATGTGATTTCTGCCAATTTGGGTCAGGCGCCTGCGCGTCAGGCTGCGTTATATGCCGGTTTGCCTTCCGGTGTGATCTGCACGACGGTCAATAAAGTATGCGCTTCGGGCATGAAGGCCGTGGTTTTTGGGGCGCAATGCATTCGGCTGGGCGATGCGGATCTGGTAGTGGCAGGTGGGATGGAGAATATGTCGCAAGTGCCCTATTATCTGCCCAAAGCCCGAAATGGTTATGGTTATGGAAATGGCGAGATCATTGACGGATTGCTGAAAGATGGTTTGGTGGACGTTTACGACCAGATCGGAATGGGCGTTTGCGGCGACCGGACGGCTGAAAAATATGAGATTTCAAGAGAGGAGCAGGATGCTTTTGCCATCCGGTCCTATACAAAAAGTGCGGAGTCAACGGCAAGCGGCTTTTTTAAAAATGAAATAGCAGCAGTGGAAGTGCCTTCGCCGAAGGGTGGAGAGCCTGCGATTGTTTCTGAGGATGAGGAATTTAAGAAAGTAAAATTTGAAAAAATCCCTTTTCTTAAACCTGCTTTTTCCAAAGACGGAACAGTGACCGCGGCAAATGCTTCCACCATTAATGATGGCGCTTCGGCACTGGTTATTGCAGGAGGAGAATTTGTCAGAAATAACAACATTACACCCCGAGCCAGGATCGTCGCCTATGCCGACGCGGAACAGGAACCGGCCTGGTTTACGACAACGCCCGTTCTGGCCACACAAAAAGTTTTGAAAAAAGCCGGACTGTCACTTTCCCAGATTGATTATTTTGAAGTGAATGAGGCGTTTGCTGTGGTGGCGCTGGCTTACATTAAAATGCTGGAACTTGATATAGACAAGGTAAATGTCTTTGGAGGGGCTGTTTCGCTCGGCCATCCGCTGGGTTCTTCGGGATCGCGGATCATCACGACATTACATTCTGTTTTGGAACAAAATAACGGGCGTTATGGCCTGGCGGCCATCTGTAACGGCGGCGGCGGTGCTTCGGCAATTATAGTTGAAAGATTGTAG
- a CDS encoding DUF6814 family protein, with the protein MNALKKYLGVVWMLLGPIIIMFLFMQAIEKIGLAAEGIARTNTTLQWSIIILIFIPICAGLVIFGYYGWKGEYEKLPGSSADL; encoded by the coding sequence ATGAATGCTTTAAAGAAATATCTAGGCGTAGTATGGATGCTGCTGGGGCCCATTATCATTATGTTCCTCTTTATGCAGGCCATTGAAAAAATAGGATTAGCAGCGGAGGGAATTGCACGAACAAACACAACATTGCAATGGTCAATCATCATCCTGATCTTCATCCCCATTTGCGCGGGACTGGTGATTTTCGGCTACTACGGCTGGAAAGGCGAGTACGAAAAATTGCCCGGAAGCTCGGCTGATTTATAG
- a CDS encoding MFS transporter translates to MQSTDKNVTQSITQVIAASSLGTLIEWYDFYIFGSLAVIIGQQLFPSDAGASALINTLAIFAAGFIVRPFGALVFGRLGDLIGRKYTFLLTLVLMGGSTFLIGLIPSYSSIGYAAPILVLILRLVQGLALGGEYGGAATYVAEHAPVGRRGFFTSWIQTTATLGLFLSLGVIVLTKNMLGAEAFADWGWRIPFLVSILLVGVSIYIRMKMHESPVFTKLKAEGKVSTNPLKESFQKKANFKMVLLALFGATMGQGVIWYTGQFYAQSFLENTCKLDFNESRYVLLWAILFATPFFVVFGSWSDKVGRKWIMLTGMLLGVICYRPIYQYFIDATNVKEFQKTELKSASDPVVERTLLNDTKDSLITTTVFKTLNNGMTFKEAKVVIIPDDVLAPLPEPQTVIKDVTLSGSSYIIIIALVFFQVLLVTMVYGPIAAFLVELFPTKIRYTSMSLPYHIGNGVFGGLVPFIATLVASFSGSTPLSGLWYPIGIAALSFVIGAVYINNKGDENVAD, encoded by the coding sequence ATGCAGTCCACAGACAAAAATGTTACCCAAAGCATTACCCAGGTAATTGCTGCTTCTTCTCTTGGTACTTTAATTGAATGGTATGATTTCTACATTTTTGGCAGCCTGGCCGTTATCATCGGGCAACAACTTTTTCCCAGCGACGCAGGCGCATCCGCATTAATCAACACATTGGCCATCTTCGCCGCCGGCTTCATCGTGCGCCCATTCGGGGCATTGGTTTTTGGTCGGTTAGGTGATCTCATTGGCCGGAAATATACATTTCTGCTGACCCTGGTGCTAATGGGCGGTTCCACATTTCTGATTGGATTGATTCCCTCATATTCAAGCATCGGGTATGCAGCTCCGATTTTAGTTTTGATCCTTAGACTGGTGCAGGGCCTTGCGCTGGGTGGTGAGTATGGCGGCGCAGCGACTTATGTGGCGGAGCATGCACCGGTTGGCAGAAGAGGATTTTTTACGAGCTGGATCCAGACCACGGCAACATTGGGCTTGTTTCTTTCCCTGGGTGTTATTGTGCTCACCAAGAACATGTTAGGTGCCGAAGCGTTTGCGGACTGGGGCTGGCGTATCCCATTCCTGGTGTCGATCTTGCTGGTGGGCGTTTCGATCTATATCCGGATGAAAATGCATGAATCCCCTGTTTTCACCAAACTGAAAGCGGAGGGTAAGGTTTCTACCAATCCTCTGAAAGAGAGTTTTCAGAAGAAAGCGAATTTCAAAATGGTGCTGCTGGCATTATTCGGGGCCACAATGGGGCAGGGGGTGATCTGGTATACCGGCCAGTTTTATGCCCAATCGTTTTTGGAAAATACTTGCAAGCTGGATTTCAATGAATCGCGTTATGTGCTGCTTTGGGCCATTTTATTTGCGACTCCGTTCTTTGTTGTGTTTGGTTCGTGGAGCGATAAAGTGGGGAGGAAATGGATCATGCTTACCGGAATGCTGCTGGGGGTGATCTGCTATCGCCCTATTTACCAATATTTTATTGACGCAACCAATGTTAAGGAATTCCAGAAGACAGAGTTGAAAAGTGCTTCGGATCCGGTTGTTGAAAGGACTTTACTGAACGATACCAAGGATTCGCTGATCACAACCACCGTATTCAAGACACTCAACAACGGAATGACGTTTAAGGAAGCAAAAGTCGTGATCATTCCCGACGATGTGCTGGCGCCATTGCCCGAACCGCAAACGGTGATCAAGGACGTGACGCTTTCGGGGTCATCTTATATTATCATTATTGCGCTGGTTTTCTTCCAGGTTTTGCTGGTAACAATGGTTTACGGGCCTATTGCAGCTTTTTTGGTGGAATTGTTTCCTACCAAGATCCGCTATACTTCCATGTCGCTTCCTTACCATATTGGAAATGGCGTTTTTGGCGGTCTGGTTCCGTTTATCGCTACATTGGTTGCTTCGTTCAGCGGCTCTACGCCATTATCCGGACTTTGGTATCCGATCGGCATTGCTGCGCTTTCCTTTGTAATCGGGGCGGTTTACATTAATAATAAGGGAGATGAGAACGTGGCGGATTGA
- a CDS encoding lactonase family protein produces MRNTILTFICLLSAVMTFAQKSGKEILYIGTYTQKGEGIYVYEFDRSNLSFKEIQVMVNKNSPSFLEFHPNKKFLYTANEGNSTVSSYAIDAAGKLTTMNSKPSLGKGACHVSVDPKGRFLYVSNYGSGQLGVYLINSDGTIGAVADSIQDKGLASQKPHMHSVIPSADGKYIYASDLGIDKIMVYSVDAKTGKLTPGAVPYAEVKAGDGPRHFAIHPNGNFGYSACELGSAVNSFKIVKNSGALVPMERVTMLPADFTGKSFAADIHFSPDGKFLYASNRGHESLAIYAVDAKTGKLTVAGHAETHGKHPRNFLVDAKGELVLVTNRDNDNVVFFKRNAETGQLTYTSKEISIPTPVCVKQLFID; encoded by the coding sequence ATGCGCAATACAATTTTAACATTCATTTGCCTATTATCCGCAGTCATGACATTTGCACAAAAATCCGGAAAAGAAATTCTTTACATTGGCACTTACACCCAAAAAGGTGAGGGTATTTATGTCTACGAATTTGACAGAAGCAACCTGTCTTTCAAAGAAATACAGGTAATGGTGAATAAAAACAGCCCCTCATTCCTGGAATTCCATCCTAACAAAAAATTCCTGTATACAGCTAACGAAGGCAACAGCACGGTTTCTTCTTATGCCATTGACGCCGCCGGAAAACTGACGACAATGAATTCCAAACCCTCGCTCGGCAAAGGCGCCTGCCACGTCAGCGTAGATCCGAAAGGCCGGTTTTTGTATGTTTCCAATTACGGAAGCGGGCAACTAGGCGTTTACCTCATCAATAGTGACGGCACAATCGGCGCAGTGGCCGACAGCATTCAGGACAAAGGTTTAGCGTCCCAAAAACCACATATGCACTCGGTAATCCCCTCGGCGGATGGCAAATACATCTATGCTTCGGATCTTGGCATCGATAAGATCATGGTATACAGCGTTGATGCCAAAACAGGCAAGCTCACGCCCGGAGCCGTTCCCTATGCAGAAGTGAAGGCCGGTGATGGCCCCCGTCATTTTGCTATTCATCCTAATGGCAATTTCGGTTACTCAGCTTGCGAGCTGGGTTCGGCTGTTAACTCCTTCAAAATTGTTAAGAATTCCGGCGCGCTTGTGCCTATGGAGCGGGTAACGATGCTTCCTGCGGATTTTACGGGAAAAAGCTTTGCCGCTGACATTCATTTCTCGCCGGACGGCAAATTCCTGTACGCTTCCAATCGGGGACATGAAAGCCTTGCTATTTATGCAGTAGATGCCAAAACCGGCAAATTAACCGTCGCCGGGCATGCCGAAACGCACGGAAAGCACCCGCGCAACTTCCTGGTGGATGCCAAAGGTGAGCTTGTATTGGTGACCAATCGCGACAATGATAATGTGGTGTTTTTCAAAAGAAATGCAGAAACAGGCCAACTGACTTATACCAGCAAGGAGATCAGCATTCCTACGCCCGTATGTGTAAAGCAGCTGTTTATCGATTAG
- a CDS encoding carbohydrate-binding family 9-like protein: MMLKKIVPFFLWAGILTGAIAPRAQAHAAIPDSSMVIKKTTDFKVDGQGSAANWATAKAFDITVQKGPNQPAPGKQFPTKVKILYSEKGMYFLFDCTDKKLTATIMEDYGLLFKEDVVEVFLWPDTTVPIYLEYELSPLDYELPIIIANIKGRTEGWKAWHYTDRNRVQHATSAQGGQKKSMASVEGWKAEFFIPYALMSPMVTAAPKSGTKWRGNFYRIDYDEETAYYSWQKTGGSFHEFNKFGTLIFE, encoded by the coding sequence ATGATGTTGAAAAAAATCGTCCCCTTTTTTCTATGGGCGGGCATTTTGACGGGCGCAATTGCTCCTCGCGCCCAGGCGCATGCCGCAATCCCGGATTCCTCCATGGTGATCAAAAAAACGACCGACTTTAAAGTAGACGGGCAAGGCAGTGCTGCAAACTGGGCCACTGCAAAGGCTTTTGACATCACGGTCCAGAAAGGTCCGAACCAGCCCGCGCCGGGAAAACAATTTCCCACCAAAGTAAAAATCCTCTACTCCGAAAAAGGAATGTATTTCCTCTTCGACTGCACCGATAAAAAACTGACTGCGACCATTATGGAGGATTATGGTTTACTGTTTAAAGAGGATGTTGTGGAAGTTTTTCTCTGGCCGGACACCACAGTGCCCATTTATCTGGAATACGAGCTTTCACCATTGGATTACGAACTTCCCATCATCATTGCCAACATAAAAGGCCGGACAGAAGGATGGAAAGCCTGGCATTACACAGACCGCAACCGCGTACAACATGCCACCAGCGCCCAAGGAGGCCAAAAGAAGAGCATGGCCTCAGTAGAGGGCTGGAAAGCCGAATTCTTTATCCCTTATGCATTGATGAGCCCTATGGTAACAGCCGCACCAAAGTCCGGGACCAAGTGGCGCGGGAACTTCTACCGCATTGATTATGATGAAGAAACCGCCTATTACTCGTGGCAGAAAACAGGCGGGAGCTTTCACGAGTTTAACAAATTCGGCACCTTGATTTTTGAATAG